One window of the Shewanella maritima genome contains the following:
- a CDS encoding aspartate carbamoyltransferase has translation MTQFEGSHILSVNQLDLDAINTIFNVAHKMTPYALREKRTKVLDGAILGNLFFEPSTRTRVSFGCAFNLLGGAVRETVGMGASSLSKGESLYDTARVLSTYSDVIAMRHPDAYSVEEFSKGSRVPVINGGDGSNEHPTQALLDLFTIQKELAHAGRDISGMHIALVGDLKYGRTVHSLSRLLCMYKDIQFTLISPSELAMPDYVIADIEKAGHKITITEQLEGNLNQADILYLTRIQEERFPSQEEANKYRGKFRLNHAIYTQHCKSNTVIMHPLPRDSREAANELDNDLNSHPSLAIFRQADNGLLIRMALFALTLGVENQLEKYECPVNWYSRKADR, from the coding sequence ATGACTCAGTTTGAAGGTTCACACATCCTCTCGGTAAACCAGTTAGATCTGGACGCAATTAACACCATCTTTAACGTTGCCCACAAAATGACTCCTTACGCGCTACGTGAAAAACGTACCAAGGTGTTAGACGGTGCAATTTTAGGTAACTTATTCTTTGAGCCAAGCACGCGAACTCGCGTCAGCTTTGGCTGTGCATTCAACCTACTTGGCGGCGCCGTGCGCGAAACCGTTGGTATGGGAGCTTCTTCACTGTCAAAAGGTGAGTCGCTGTATGACACTGCGCGCGTGTTATCGACCTACTCAGATGTCATCGCTATGCGTCATCCAGATGCATACTCGGTTGAAGAGTTCTCAAAAGGGAGCCGCGTGCCAGTAATTAACGGCGGTGACGGTTCAAACGAGCATCCAACTCAAGCCTTGCTTGACCTATTTACCATTCAAAAAGAGCTAGCACATGCTGGCCGCGACATTAGCGGCATGCACATTGCGTTAGTAGGTGACCTCAAATATGGCCGAACTGTGCATTCTTTGTCACGATTGTTATGCATGTATAAAGATATCCAGTTCACATTGATATCACCGAGTGAATTAGCAATGCCTGATTATGTGATCGCTGACATTGAAAAAGCCGGCCATAAAATCACAATAACAGAACAGTTAGAAGGCAACTTAAACCAAGCCGACATTCTGTATCTAACTCGAATTCAAGAAGAGCGTTTCCCATCACAAGAGGAAGCGAACAAATATCGTGGTAAGTTCCGCTTAAATCACGCCATTTACACGCAACACTGTAAATCGAACACTGTGATCATGCACCCGCTCCCACGCGACTCGCGCGAGGCAGCGAATGAACTCGATAATGATTTAAACAGCCATCCTAGTCTGGCAATTTTCAGACAGGCAGATAATGGCTTACTTATTCGTATGGCACTTTTTGCATTAACTCTTGGAGTTGAAAATCAACTCGAAAAGTATGAGTGTCCAGTAAATTGGTATTCACGCAAAGCCGATAGATAA
- a CDS encoding glucosaminidase domain-containing protein: MTRLISTMNREASLLCGLFITLFIMASIGLVGCKDNSDLPQAGSLDAANVEGANAKTASQSNTAPNDGADNSEADEQKKSEQHAANANNSTAIVEEVELPHLENRNNTGLQKSFRYVSNNRPSKPAKDVEIDSLDDLMALFSSLNYDYEAWQRGHRAVPRLTFNHVSKHWQQSSHNLPVNVKKEVFFRLMAPLILRANEEVLLTRKFIQDARADDSNLIILANRYRVTKDNQQPLTDEQRTQLLVNVDIVPPSLVLAQGAEESGWGTSRFTLEGNAFFGQWDFSGNGMVPKQQRKELGNYGIARFDSPLDSVKGYLFNLNTNPAYQAMRQYRAELRAQDKPITGLELATTLDKYSERGQAYIDSIQGMIRYNHLELVDETYLSDDAPLHLIPQGD, translated from the coding sequence ATGACCAGGTTGATCTCGACAATGAACAGGGAAGCTAGCTTGTTGTGCGGTTTATTTATCACTTTATTTATTATGGCCAGCATTGGGTTAGTTGGTTGCAAAGATAATAGCGATTTACCGCAAGCTGGGAGTCTCGATGCCGCAAATGTTGAAGGCGCTAACGCTAAAACCGCTAGCCAGAGCAATACTGCGCCAAATGACGGGGCAGATAACAGCGAAGCTGATGAGCAGAAAAAGTCAGAGCAACATGCAGCAAATGCCAATAATTCGACCGCAATCGTGGAAGAGGTCGAGCTACCACATCTTGAGAATCGCAATAATACAGGGCTACAAAAAAGCTTTCGCTATGTATCTAACAATCGCCCATCAAAGCCAGCTAAAGATGTAGAAATTGACTCTCTTGATGATCTAATGGCGCTGTTCTCGTCACTTAATTATGATTATGAAGCTTGGCAACGAGGGCATCGCGCAGTGCCAAGACTGACCTTCAATCACGTTAGCAAGCATTGGCAACAAAGCTCACATAACCTGCCGGTTAATGTAAAAAAAGAAGTGTTCTTTCGCTTAATGGCACCGTTAATTTTAAGGGCCAATGAAGAAGTGTTACTCACGCGCAAATTCATTCAAGATGCTAGAGCGGATGACTCCAACCTCATTATTCTTGCCAATCGTTATCGAGTAACTAAAGACAATCAGCAACCATTGACTGACGAACAGCGTACACAGCTTCTTGTTAATGTGGATATTGTGCCGCCGTCGTTAGTCCTTGCCCAGGGCGCTGAAGAGAGTGGCTGGGGTACTTCACGCTTCACTCTTGAAGGCAACGCCTTTTTTGGCCAGTGGGATTTTAGTGGCAATGGCATGGTACCGAAGCAGCAACGCAAAGAGCTAGGTAACTATGGTATCGCTCGTTTTGACAGCCCATTAGATTCAGTCAAAGGCTACCTATTTAACCTCAACACTAACCCAGCTTATCAAGCCATGCGCCAATATCGCGCCGAGCTTCGTGCGCAAGACAAGCCAATAACAGGGCTTGAACTTGCCACCACGCTCGACAAATACTCAGAGCGCGGTCAAGCGTACATTGATAGCATTCAAGGGATGATCCGCTATAACCACCTTGAGTTAGTTGATGAAACCTATTTAAGTGACGATGCGCCGCTGCATTTAATTCCACAGGGTGACTAG
- a CDS encoding chloride channel protein, with protein MQSKLNKAAIIHAKRATRKYLRNEFRDKLSQAKISVQLCALALIFALIASGVIILFRLLLNWASDFTISEASNFNETITDWRSYLPIVGSGIIWLLYKIGSKRHRRMGIAYVLHRMKLHYGKLPLQSAPGQFFQALAALITNFSVGREGPAIHLGAVSASVLAEKFQLPDNSVRIMSASGIAAGIAATFNAPLAAVIFVFEVIIREYKIHYFFPIMLSAICGALSSQLVFGNIHEYDLINVIHIPLDHYPILLLGGGVLGVAAATFNYSLLKVTESSQSYPLHQRLLAAGVITTLIGLVLPQALGSGDLAIHEAVSESPSILFLLLLLTGKIIATIAAIGLGVPGGLIGPLYGIGALVGAILALVSMLMFPGIEPFVGLYTIVGMTVMMGVCLSAPLAALVALLELTNDASIILPAMFVTIPAYLLAYQGLGAKSVFLKQLDIMGLGYKVPPMNQGLQKKGVRTLMDSRFVIVKDDSELLLEVLKRAEGRPVLVRNDNDEIEMLQLEMQSFEDSTTLSRHTIEGLSDNRTLDDVYQVLSKKRSGEVFIYRGNPHNVVGVISWNMLYQEIRSGQL; from the coding sequence GTGCAATCGAAACTAAATAAAGCCGCTATTATTCACGCCAAGCGGGCGACACGCAAATATCTGCGTAATGAATTTCGCGACAAGTTGTCGCAGGCCAAAATCAGTGTGCAATTGTGTGCGCTGGCGCTTATCTTTGCCTTGATTGCCTCAGGGGTGATTATCCTATTTCGTTTGCTGCTTAACTGGGCGAGCGACTTCACCATATCAGAAGCCAGCAACTTTAACGAAACCATTACCGACTGGCGCAGTTATCTGCCCATTGTCGGCTCAGGCATTATCTGGCTATTGTACAAAATTGGCTCTAAGCGCCACCGCCGTATGGGTATCGCCTATGTACTACACCGCATGAAGCTGCATTACGGAAAACTGCCACTGCAATCTGCACCTGGACAGTTTTTTCAGGCACTTGCTGCGCTCATCACCAACTTCTCTGTCGGGAGAGAAGGCCCAGCCATTCACTTAGGTGCTGTCAGCGCCAGTGTATTGGCTGAGAAATTCCAGCTACCCGATAATAGCGTACGCATTATGAGCGCAAGTGGCATCGCCGCAGGTATTGCTGCTACCTTTAACGCGCCGTTAGCGGCGGTGATTTTTGTTTTTGAAGTCATTATCCGTGAATATAAAATCCACTACTTCTTCCCGATTATGCTGTCGGCGATTTGTGGCGCATTATCCAGTCAATTAGTGTTCGGCAATATTCACGAGTACGATCTCATTAATGTGATTCACATTCCGTTGGATCACTACCCTATTTTATTACTCGGTGGCGGCGTACTTGGCGTAGCGGCTGCGACCTTTAATTACTCATTGCTCAAAGTCACTGAAAGCAGCCAAAGCTACCCATTACACCAAAGGCTGCTGGCCGCAGGTGTTATCACCACGCTTATCGGATTAGTGCTACCACAAGCACTCGGCTCTGGTGATTTAGCCATCCATGAAGCGGTGAGCGAAAGCCCAAGCATCTTATTCTTGTTGTTACTACTCACTGGCAAAATCATCGCAACCATTGCTGCAATCGGCTTAGGTGTACCCGGCGGCTTAATTGGCCCGCTTTATGGCATTGGTGCGCTGGTTGGCGCTATTCTCGCACTAGTTAGTATGTTGATGTTCCCTGGTATCGAGCCTTTTGTTGGGCTTTACACCATTGTCGGCATGACAGTTATGATGGGTGTATGTTTAAGCGCGCCATTGGCGGCATTAGTTGCGCTGCTTGAGCTGACCAATGATGCCTCGATTATTTTGCCAGCAATGTTCGTGACCATTCCAGCATACTTGCTTGCTTATCAGGGCTTAGGGGCAAAATCGGTGTTCTTAAAACAGCTTGATATTATGGGGCTTGGCTATAAGGTGCCGCCAATGAACCAAGGGCTGCAAAAGAAAGGCGTTCGCACTCTAATGGACAGCCGCTTTGTGATTGTAAAAGATGACTCAGAGCTATTATTAGAGGTACTAAAACGCGCCGAGGGTCGCCCTGTGTTGGTGAGAAATGACAATGATGAAATTGAAATGCTGCAACTGGAAATGCAATCATTTGAAGACTCTACCACGCTTTCACGTCACACCATTGAAGGGCTAAGCGATAACCGCACCCTTGACGATGTTTATCAAGTACTGTCGAAAAAACGCAGCGGCGAAGTGTTCATCTACCGTGGAAACCCGCACAACGTCGTTGGCGTGATCAGCTGGAATATGCTTTATCAAGAGATCCGCTCAGGGCAGCTATAG
- a CDS encoding DUF6776 family protein, whose protein sequence is MRQMFNEQVQKQQALETELKFYRSLMVPDDSVDGIGIHALELSHGMLPDQFKLRLILTQLQKRKQQSKAQAFITLVGIEQGEAKQIDLGELVDNKFEFDFKYFQVADSEFNVPEDFNLQRIEVRVKVKARRGVKGGETFATFHVPELLQGEKEQRVILEQNSQVKDNPEQ, encoded by the coding sequence ATGCGGCAGATGTTCAATGAGCAGGTTCAGAAGCAGCAAGCGTTAGAAACAGAGCTTAAGTTTTATCGTAGCTTAATGGTGCCAGATGACAGCGTAGACGGCATTGGTATTCATGCGCTAGAGCTGTCTCATGGCATGTTGCCTGATCAGTTTAAGTTGCGCTTGATTTTGACTCAGCTGCAAAAGCGCAAGCAGCAGTCTAAGGCCCAAGCGTTTATTACCCTTGTTGGTATTGAGCAGGGTGAAGCCAAACAAATTGATTTAGGCGAGCTTGTTGATAACAAGTTCGAATTTGACTTTAAATATTTTCAGGTAGCTGACAGCGAGTTTAATGTGCCTGAGGACTTTAACTTGCAGCGTATTGAAGTCAGAGTAAAAGTAAAAGCTAGGCGTGGCGTGAAAGGTGGCGAAACCTTTGCAACTTTCCATGTGCCTGAGCTACTGCAAGGTGAAAAAGAACAGCGGGTAATACTTGAACAAAATAGTCAGGTAAAGGATAATCCCGAGCAGTAA
- the erpA gene encoding iron-sulfur cluster insertion protein ErpA: protein MTEQTDAAMPIQFTDAAATKVKGLLEEEQNPELKLRVYVTGGGCSGFQYGFTFDEKVNEGDFTIEKQGVQLVVDPMSLQYLVGGEVDYTSGLEGSRFFVKNPNATTTCGCGASFSV from the coding sequence ATGACTGAACAAACTGATGCAGCAATGCCAATTCAATTTACCGATGCTGCGGCAACTAAGGTGAAGGGCTTGCTGGAAGAAGAGCAAAACCCAGAGCTAAAATTACGTGTGTATGTGACAGGCGGTGGTTGCTCAGGTTTTCAGTATGGCTTTACTTTTGATGAAAAGGTAAATGAGGGTGATTTCACCATTGAGAAGCAAGGCGTACAGCTAGTTGTCGATCCAATGAGCCTGCAGTACCTAGTGGGTGGTGAGGTGGATTACACATCTGGCCTTGAAGGTTCACGTTTCTTCGTGAAAAACCCAAATGCGACCACCACTTGTGGTTGTGGTGCTAGCTTCTCGGTTTAA
- a CDS encoding DUF2750 domain-containing protein — MSQKQKSVSELVNATPEARYDYLVEQVKTTKQIWTLQDQDGCVMLTTEDEDCIPMWPSEETANLWAVDDWKNCEPLMIPLEEFQARWVRGMEDDDLFIAVFPVQEDLGVVVPPYEVDQRLTPRAKIKH; from the coding sequence ATGAGCCAAAAACAAAAGTCTGTATCAGAGCTAGTTAACGCTACTCCTGAAGCACGTTACGACTACCTAGTTGAACAGGTTAAAACCACCAAACAAATTTGGACACTTCAAGACCAAGACGGCTGCGTGATGCTAACCACAGAAGATGAAGACTGTATCCCAATGTGGCCAAGCGAAGAAACCGCTAACCTATGGGCAGTTGATGATTGGAAAAACTGTGAGCCACTGATGATCCCACTAGAAGAGTTTCAAGCTCGCTGGGTTCGCGGCATGGAAGATGACGACCTATTCATCGCGGTATTCCCAGTGCAAGAAGACCTAGGAGTGGTTGTACCGCCTTACGAAGTCGATCAGCGTTTAACACCACGCGCTAAAATCAAGCACTAA
- a CDS encoding anhydro-N-acetylmuramic acid kinase translates to MTKPQYYIGLMSGTSMDGVDAVLVDFAAGVPAFVAAHSEPIPPHILANLQQLCAPANNEINRVGQTDRHVGQLFAKAVNALLEQTGLNSTEIIAIGSHGQTVRHMPNLDPGFTLQIGDANTIAIETGIDVIADFRRKDIALGGQGAPLVPAFHQQVFSQPELDRVILNIGGIANITFLSGDGETVIGFDTGPGNTLMDAFIQQEKQLGYDENGDWARSGEVHKGLLSQLLSHSYFEMSYPKSTGRELFNNDWLSQQLANFSQIEPQDIQATLLDFTCYSIANDIRRLTSTGEVIVCGGGALNQALMARLTQILENHKVTTTQSLNIDPKWVEGIAFAWLATRFNHRQTGNLPAVTGASRRAVLGCLYPAN, encoded by the coding sequence ATGACTAAACCTCAGTATTATATTGGCCTGATGTCAGGCACAAGTATGGATGGCGTAGACGCCGTATTAGTAGACTTTGCCGCAGGCGTGCCAGCCTTTGTTGCCGCCCATAGCGAACCTATTCCGCCGCATATTCTCGCCAACTTGCAGCAACTTTGCGCGCCTGCAAACAACGAGATTAACCGCGTAGGCCAAACCGACAGACACGTTGGCCAACTGTTTGCTAAAGCCGTCAATGCATTACTAGAACAAACTGGGCTTAACTCGACCGAGATTATTGCCATTGGCTCCCACGGCCAAACCGTGCGTCACATGCCAAACCTTGACCCTGGCTTTACCTTGCAAATTGGTGATGCCAATACCATTGCGATTGAAACAGGCATCGATGTAATTGCAGATTTTCGCCGCAAAGACATTGCCCTTGGCGGTCAAGGCGCGCCGTTGGTGCCAGCGTTCCACCAGCAAGTATTTAGTCAACCAGAGTTAGACCGAGTCATACTCAACATTGGCGGCATTGCTAATATCACCTTCCTAAGCGGCGATGGCGAAACCGTAATTGGTTTTGATACCGGCCCAGGCAACACCTTAATGGATGCCTTTATCCAACAAGAAAAGCAGCTTGGCTATGATGAAAATGGCGACTGGGCGCGCTCGGGTGAAGTACACAAAGGCTTGTTGTCGCAACTGTTGTCTCACTCGTATTTTGAAATGAGCTACCCAAAAAGCACTGGGCGAGAGCTATTTAATAACGACTGGTTAAGCCAACAACTGGCTAACTTTAGTCAAATTGAGCCACAAGATATTCAAGCAACCTTGCTTGATTTCACCTGCTATTCCATTGCTAATGATATCCGCCGCTTGACCTCAACAGGTGAAGTAATTGTTTGCGGTGGCGGCGCACTTAACCAAGCGCTGATGGCAAGGCTCACGCAAATTCTTGAGAACCATAAGGTGACCACCACCCAAAGCCTAAATATCGACCCTAAATGGGTTGAGGGAATTGCCTTTGCTTGGTTAGCTACGCGCTTCAACCACAGACAAACCGGCAACTTGCCCGCAGTCACAGGCGCTAGCCGCCGCGCAGTGTTAGGTTGCTTGTATCCTGCCAACTAA
- a CDS encoding peptidoglycan DD-metalloendopeptidase family protein: MAKLITLFKLLPKAHQIIISVLAVFTLVILMIPADNAQASKQTGNANEQTDELALNTRYQVPLSQRTPTAPSRRSSTDGTDTEDDRILAEHLANQTRLVKTQKHTQGQDDITQDTPPYDEQVAEVEQAIDQAKAELRQDHKIEYYEVAKGDTLGGLFNRAGLTPKDVYDITQLPLAKKNLLKIMPGEEIAITKSQDEKLVQLSYQMSKIEKLIIDKKDGKYHEQVEKKQVETRTAFIEAKISSNFWNAAASAGLSANHIMQLANIFGWDVDFALDIRKGDHFALIFEQEYADGQFLRDGNILAAEFYNQGDRYTAVRYTDGEYYSEEGNSMRKAFLRSPVDFKYVSSNFNPRRLHPVTGQVKAHRGVDYVAAIGTPIKAAGKGKVIKSSYNKYNGNYVFIKHNDTYTTKYLHLNKRKVKQGQTVKQGQIIGTLGRTGRVTGAHLHYEFIVNGVHRNPRTVKLPKSTPIAKAEKAKFKQLSAQLMAKLKSNQQQQLASSE; encoded by the coding sequence ATGGCAAAGCTGATCACATTATTTAAATTACTGCCAAAGGCACATCAAATAATCATTAGTGTGCTGGCTGTATTTACTCTTGTTATCTTAATGATCCCTGCCGACAACGCTCAAGCATCAAAGCAAACTGGCAATGCCAATGAGCAGACTGACGAGCTCGCCCTTAATACGCGTTATCAAGTTCCCCTTTCTCAGCGCACACCAACGGCGCCAAGTCGCCGCTCAAGCACAGATGGTACAGATACCGAAGACGATCGCATTCTTGCCGAGCATCTCGCTAACCAAACCAGACTGGTAAAAACCCAAAAACACACTCAAGGCCAAGATGATATCACTCAGGATACCCCTCCTTATGATGAACAGGTTGCCGAGGTTGAGCAGGCAATTGACCAAGCCAAAGCTGAGTTAAGACAAGATCATAAAATTGAATACTATGAAGTCGCTAAAGGCGATACCTTAGGCGGCTTATTTAACCGCGCTGGGTTAACTCCAAAAGATGTTTACGACATCACCCAACTGCCACTCGCGAAGAAGAACCTGCTTAAGATTATGCCAGGTGAAGAAATCGCGATCACCAAGAGCCAGGACGAAAAACTCGTCCAGCTAAGCTATCAAATGAGCAAGATTGAAAAGCTCATCATTGATAAAAAAGACGGCAAGTATCACGAGCAAGTAGAGAAGAAGCAGGTCGAAACCCGCACCGCATTTATTGAAGCTAAAATTAGCAGCAACTTCTGGAATGCTGCCGCAAGTGCAGGTTTGTCAGCCAACCATATTATGCAGCTCGCCAATATCTTTGGTTGGGACGTCGATTTTGCCTTAGATATTCGTAAAGGCGATCATTTCGCGCTGATATTTGAGCAAGAGTATGCGGATGGTCAGTTCCTGCGTGACGGTAATATCCTGGCTGCGGAGTTCTATAACCAAGGCGACAGATACACAGCGGTGCGATACACCGACGGCGAATACTACTCTGAAGAAGGTAACAGCATGCGCAAAGCCTTCTTACGCTCACCAGTTGATTTCAAATACGTCAGCTCTAACTTTAACCCGCGCCGTTTGCACCCAGTAACTGGTCAGGTAAAAGCCCACCGCGGCGTCGACTATGTTGCCGCTATCGGCACACCAATTAAAGCCGCCGGTAAAGGTAAGGTCATCAAGTCTAGCTATAACAAATACAATGGTAACTATGTATTTATCAAACACAACGACACTTACACCACTAAGTATTTGCATCTTAACAAACGCAAAGTAAAGCAAGGCCAAACCGTTAAACAAGGGCAAATCATTGGTACCCTTGGGCGAACTGGTCGCGTCACCGGCGCGCACTTACATTACGAATTCATCGTTAACGGCGTACACCGTAACCCGCGCACAGTTAAATTGCCTAAGTCGACACCAATAGCCAAAGCCGAAAAAGCCAAGTTTAAACAGCTTAGCGCGCAGTTAATGGCTAAACTTAAATCTAATCAGCAACAGCAACTCGCTAGTAGTGAATAA
- the tyrS gene encoding tyrosine--tRNA ligase translates to MAELEQVLAEIKRGTDEILLEADLIEKLKEGRPLRVKLGADPTAPDIHLGHTVILNKLRAFQELGHEVIFLIGDFTGMVGDPSGKNSTRPPLTREQVIANAETYKEQVYKILDPQKTRIEFNSSWLEELGAAGMIRLASKQTVARMMERDDFKKRYGSGQAIAIHEFMYPLLQGYDSVALEADIELGGTDQKFNLLMGRELQKAEGQKPQTVIMMPLLEGLDGVKKMSKSAHNYIGVSEPANDMFGKIMSISDDLMWRYFELLSFRPLEEVAQFKQDVANGTNPRDIKIALAKEIIARFHDDEQAEAAHQTFINRFQKGAMPDDIEEVTLTAPEDGLAIANLLKDAGLVNSTSDGMRMIKQGAVKMDGEKVTDTRQRFEAGITAVFQVGKRKFAKVTVG, encoded by the coding sequence ATGGCTGAGTTAGAGCAAGTATTAGCAGAGATCAAACGTGGTACAGATGAGATTCTTCTGGAAGCAGATCTGATTGAAAAACTTAAAGAAGGGCGTCCACTGCGCGTAAAGTTAGGCGCTGACCCTACCGCACCAGATATTCACCTTGGTCACACTGTTATTCTTAACAAGCTACGTGCTTTCCAGGAGCTTGGACACGAAGTGATCTTCTTGATTGGTGACTTCACTGGCATGGTGGGTGACCCAAGTGGTAAAAATAGCACACGTCCGCCACTGACACGTGAGCAAGTAATCGCTAACGCGGAAACCTACAAAGAGCAGGTCTACAAGATCCTCGACCCTCAAAAAACTCGCATTGAGTTCAACTCAAGCTGGTTAGAAGAGTTAGGTGCTGCGGGTATGATCCGTTTAGCGTCAAAGCAAACCGTTGCGCGTATGATGGAACGTGATGACTTTAAAAAGCGTTACGGCTCTGGCCAAGCAATTGCTATCCATGAATTTATGTACCCACTGCTGCAAGGGTATGACTCAGTTGCATTAGAAGCTGATATCGAGCTTGGTGGTACTGACCAGAAGTTCAACCTACTAATGGGTCGTGAGCTACAAAAGGCTGAAGGTCAAAAACCACAAACAGTTATCATGATGCCGCTGCTAGAAGGTCTTGATGGCGTTAAGAAGATGTCTAAGTCAGCACACAACTACATTGGTGTGAGCGAGCCTGCTAATGACATGTTCGGTAAGATTATGTCAATTTCTGACGATCTAATGTGGCGCTACTTTGAGCTGTTATCTTTCCGTCCATTGGAAGAAGTTGCTCAGTTTAAACAAGATGTGGCGAACGGCACTAACCCGCGTGACATTAAGATTGCACTAGCTAAAGAGATCATCGCTCGCTTCCATGACGATGAACAAGCTGAAGCTGCTCACCAAACCTTTATCAATCGTTTCCAAAAAGGTGCGATGCCAGATGATATTGAAGAAGTGACCTTAACTGCGCCAGAAGATGGGTTAGCGATTGCTAACTTACTTAAAGATGCAGGTCTAGTTAACTCAACGTCTGACGGCATGCGTATGATCAAGCAAGGTGCTGTTAAGATGGACGGCGAGAAAGTTACTGATACACGCCAACGCTTTGAAGCAGGTATTACCGCGGTATTCCAGGTTGGTAAACGTAAGTTTGCCAAAGTAACCGTTGGTTAA
- a CDS encoding nuclear transport factor 2 family protein, giving the protein MRVIVLLLCLLSLPTKANGFGEMPMEQQYALQYIQALTHHNYKELRKFYSRDSTFFDKTANVKYTGSRNIIEFFTRAHSGVLEYRFDLDHMFNHGSLVVLIGSYRLRGPGEQYGKPGKVIDIAVPGITTLKFDMDKKRVTEHIDLMDYQTMSDQLASQ; this is encoded by the coding sequence GTGCGTGTAATTGTTTTGCTGCTGTGTTTGTTGTCACTTCCAACTAAAGCCAATGGTTTTGGCGAAATGCCTATGGAGCAACAATACGCCCTGCAATACATTCAAGCGCTCACCCACCACAACTATAAAGAGCTACGCAAGTTCTACTCGCGCGATAGTACCTTTTTCGATAAAACGGCTAATGTGAAATACACTGGTAGCCGTAACATTATCGAGTTTTTCACCCGCGCCCACAGTGGTGTGCTGGAATATCGCTTCGACCTCGACCACATGTTTAATCATGGCTCGCTAGTCGTGCTAATTGGCAGTTACCGTCTTCGCGGCCCAGGTGAACAATACGGCAAACCTGGTAAAGTGATTGATATCGCCGTACCCGGCATTACCACTTTAAAGTTTGATATGGATAAAAAGCGCGTTACCGAACATATTGATTTGATGGACTATCAAACCATGTCAGATCAATTGGCATCACAGTAA
- a CDS encoding trimeric intracellular cation channel family protein, with amino-acid sequence MNWIYFFDLCGTAVFALSGALAAGKHRMDPFGVIVLAAVTAVGGGTIRDAIIGATPVFWITDPNYIAVILATVVACLIFIRKPYKLSNKSLPIADAFGLALFTVIGAEKALSLELSGMAAVVVGLITGVGGGIIRDVLCRQVPMVLRTEVYATASIVGGISYTISLQAGMGSMTALSLAMLSTLIIRLSAIHWHLSLPAFDLKTKK; translated from the coding sequence ATGAACTGGATTTACTTTTTTGACCTATGTGGTACAGCCGTGTTTGCATTATCAGGCGCGTTAGCAGCAGGTAAGCATCGCATGGACCCATTTGGGGTTATCGTGCTCGCGGCGGTTACCGCTGTGGGTGGCGGCACAATTCGCGACGCCATTATTGGTGCCACGCCTGTATTTTGGATTACCGATCCTAACTATATTGCGGTAATTTTAGCCACTGTAGTGGCGTGTCTTATCTTTATTCGCAAGCCATACAAACTTTCTAACAAATCTTTGCCGATTGCCGATGCCTTTGGATTAGCCCTATTTACTGTGATTGGCGCTGAAAAGGCACTATCGCTTGAACTATCCGGTATGGCAGCCGTAGTGGTAGGATTGATCACCGGCGTCGGTGGTGGCATTATTCGTGACGTGTTGTGCAGGCAGGTGCCTATGGTGCTTCGCACCGAAGTTTACGCAACGGCATCAATTGTTGGTGGTATTAGTTACACCATAAGTTTACAAGCTGGGATGGGCAGCATGACGGCATTATCGTTAGCCATGTTAAGTACATTGATTATTCGTCTTAGTGCCATTCATTGGCATCTATCATTGCCAGCTTTTGATCTAAAAACCAAAAAATAA
- a CDS encoding DUF2721 domain-containing protein encodes MQVSLTTPALLFPAISLLLLAYTNRFFSLAALIRSLSQTNEPVHQNQIKNLKQRITIIRRMQETGVSSFALCVLCMILIYIGFNKVGSLVFGLSLLLLLYSLILSVIEIRISVDALNIHLKEMSDS; translated from the coding sequence ATTCAGGTGTCACTCACTACACCAGCACTATTGTTTCCTGCTATTTCACTCCTGCTGCTGGCCTACACTAACCGCTTCTTTTCATTGGCGGCGCTTATTCGTAGCTTGAGTCAGACAAACGAGCCAGTACATCAAAACCAAATTAAGAACCTTAAGCAGCGCATTACCATCATCAGACGCATGCAAGAAACTGGCGTCAGCAGTTTTGCCCTATGCGTGCTGTGTATGATCTTAATTTACATCGGCTTTAATAAAGTTGGTTCACTGGTATTTGGTCTTAGCCTACTGTTGCTGCTGTATTCACTGATTTTATCTGTGATTGAAATTCGCATTTCAGTAGACGCATTAAACATTCACTTAAAAGAAATGAGTGATTCATGA